TTTCTTGAACATTATGCAGCATGTCTCTCCTCAGCCCCCAGTCCGCTTGTATTTCTTTCTTCAGTTCACGCATCTCTCTCTTGCCGCTCTTTCTTCCTTCCCGCCATAGCCAAAATGCATCTCACCGCCACTCTCTCACGAGATTGGGAGAGAAAGAGCTTCAAGGCCGAACCGAACGTGGGGCCCCGATTCTTCCCGAGGCAATTCGAGGGCGAGGATTATTTATAGAAGAGCCCCAACGATGGCGATGCGCCGATGGCGGTGCTGCACTTCCTTGACGAGGAAGAAGAATACGTCAGGCTCAATCCTTCGTGAAAGCAATCGTTTTCGAGTAACGGGTATCGCTAAACTCTCGCTTTCTACGCTATCAGGCGCTGCGAATGTGTAGGAACAGTAAAAGTTGCAGGGAGCGGTGGTTGCTCGTGAATGAGGGCGCTTCATTCACTTGTCGAGAACAAAGCGCCTGCTCTCAGCAAAGCTTTGATAGCCCATTGTCAAGCTATCGTGGGAGGAACCTTGAGGGATCTCTATACTGCCAATAATATATTAAGTGGATATACAAAATGTGGAGAAATCTGGGTTGCTCACCAACTGTTCGACCAAATGCGCAGCAGAGATACAGTGTCCTGGAACACCATGATTTCTGGTTATGTTAATAGTGGCAAGTTGGAGAGAGCATGGGGTTTTCTGGAGTCCATGAGACAATGCGGACTAGACTTAGATGCTTATACTTTTTCAAGTATGCTAAAAGGAGTAGCTAGTGCTAGTAGACTAGACCTCGGTCGGCAATTGCATTCCTTGATTTTCAAGCATGCACATGCCGGGAATATTTACACCGGAAGCGCTCTTTTGGACATGTATGCTAAGTGCGAGAGGGTTAAGGATGCGTACATCGTGCTTCAACACATGCCGCGACGTAACTCCGTCTCGTGGAATGCGCTAATCAGTGGGTTTGCGCAAAGCGATGACAGAGAGACTGCATTTTGTCTTTTAGATAGCATGGAGAATGAGGGTGTTAAGCCAGAGGATGGGACCTTTGCTCCTCTCTTGACATTGCTCGACGACCATGAGTTTTTCAAGCTTACCACACAGGTCCATGCCAAAATTATGAAGCATGGTCTAGAATGGGAAAATAATGTTTGTAATGCCGCGATTAATTCGTACTCGGAGTGTGGTTCCATTGAAGATGCTAAGAAACTGTTTGACAGCGTTGTCTTTAGAGATATAGTGACATGGAATTCGATGCTTGCTGCTTACCTCGTGCATGGTGATGAAGATTCTGCCTTTAGGCTTTTTATTGATATGCAATTGTTGGGCATTGAAATGGATGTTTACACTTACACAAGTATAATAAGTGCCTGTTTCGAAGAAGcatgtgaaaatcagggaaagTCCCTCCATGCTTTGGTGATTAAAAGAGGTCTGGAGCAATCATTACCAATCTCCAATACATTAATAGTTATGTACATCAAATTGGGTAATGGATCTATGGAAGAAGCTATTAGTGTTTTCAAATCGATGGATTCCAAGGACCGGGTCTCTTGGAATTCCATGTTGAACGGATACTCCCAAGTTGGGTTGAGTGAAGATGCCTTGGAACTTTTTGCTCACATGAGATCTTTGGATGCTGAGATTGATCATTATGCTCTTTCAGCAGTTCTCAAGTCTTGCTCTGATTTGGCAACTCTCCTTTTGGGCCGACAAGTTCATGCATTGGCACTTAAGTTTGGCTTTGAGTCAAATGAATTTGTTGGCAGTGGACTGGTCTTTATGTACTCTAAGTGTGGCATTATTAAAGATGCTAGAAGCTCTTTCGAAGAGACCTTCCAAAGCAGCTCAGTCACTTGGAACGCAATCATTTTTGCGTATGCACAACACGGTCTAGGACATGCTGCGCTTGATCTTTTCCATATTATGAGAGCAAGGAGAATAAAGCTTGATCACATCACCTTTGTTGCTGTCCTGACTGCTTGTAGCCACATTGGTTTGGTTGAAGAGGGCTATGGGTTTCTATTGTCAATGGAAACTGATTATGGCATTCCTCCAAGGATGGAGAACTATGCTTGTGCGATTGATCTTTTTGGGCGTGCTGGGCTTGTGAATGAGGCTAAGGCCTTGGTGGATTTGATGCCGTTTCAACCTGATATGATGGTGTGGAAGACTTTATTGGGTGCTTGTAGGAGTAGCGGGAACATGGAATTGGCTTGTCAAGTCGGGAATCGACTACTTGAGTTAGAGCCTGAAGAACATAGCACTTATGTTCTGCTCTCGGACATGTACGGGCGCCTTCAAAAATGGAGTGATCATGCCAGGGTAAAGAGGCTTATGAGGGAAAGAGGGGTGAGGAAGGTCCCTGGCTGGAGTTGGATTGAGGTCCAAAACCAGGTTCATTCTTTTAATGCTGAAGACCGTTCCCACCCGTTCTGCGAAGATATATACCCTGTGTTGGAAGGCTTGATGGATGAAGTAAGAAAGTTGGGTGGGGATGTCAATTCAGAGGATTCTGCGCAACAAATGGAGATATGGTTCGGGAGTCTTTGACAGTGATATTTATTCATATTCTTTTAGCCGATGGCAACGAATATCATTTGTTCAGCTATAGGCGCTCGGATAATTTTTTAGGCAAACATTTGTTGTAGCGAATAAGGAAGAACGATAAGCATTCTCTGTTGTAATCATACAGAAACAAATTTCATGCAAGCTTTCTTCTCATTGTTTTATTCTCGATGTAGAGGAAGAGAAATTGGTTTGTCATGAATGCGAAGAGTATCCTTATACAATCAAAGGTACTATCTTCTCTGAATAGGAAGTCCCTCTTTGTTGCTCTTCAAGAGGAAAAGGCTGTGAAGCTGGGAGAGGGAGTCAGCTtagtggaggaggaagaggaggatgcCTTTCAGTAGATCAGGATTTCAGTAGTTTATCAATTAAAGGTAACTGAACCTTTGCATTGGAGAAATCAGTCTTAGTGGGCTGTTGGGCTCCACCCGTTATTTCCTTCTACCACATAATGTTGTCGTCGCAAATTCCATGGGTCATCTCGACCTCACTGCAGGTCAGTATCTCCGAAAGAAACAAAGGACTTCGTTAAGGGGAGGTTGAGTTAATTTGCTGGCGAATGAGCGTGTTAAACTCAATCCTGACAGGGCAACCAAAGGCAACCCGAGTGTCGCCGGAGCAGGCGGTGTGCTCAGAGATGGGGGAGGAAATTTGGAATGGAGGATGTACAAGTTTGGTGGGCATATGCTCTTCCGCACCGGCGGAACTTTGGGCTCTTGATCCCAAAATTGGCACGACTACTCGACTTCTGAACAATGCTCGTAATTGAAATGGATTTGCATTTGGTTATAGAGTTGTTAAGGAACAAGGGCAGGAGTCCGATGAAGCGGAATCCTTTGCTGAATtgaatggaaaaaattatcaaaaaagttataaatattttacatttttatcaattcaatcctaaattttttaagtttgccaatttaatcctaaacctccTTTTCACCTTTTCCCGATTCAGTC
This genomic interval from Rhodamnia argentea isolate NSW1041297 chromosome 4, ASM2092103v1, whole genome shotgun sequence contains the following:
- the LOC115740721 gene encoding putative pentatricopeptide repeat-containing protein At3g25970, translating into MRALHSLVENKAPALSKALIAHCQAIVGGTLRDLYTANNILSGYTKCGEIWVAHQLFDQMRSRDTVSWNTMISGYVNSGKLERAWGFLESMRQCGLDLDAYTFSSMLKGVASASRLDLGRQLHSLIFKHAHAGNIYTGSALLDMYAKCERVKDAYIVLQHMPRRNSVSWNALISGFAQSDDRETAFCLLDSMENEGVKPEDGTFAPLLTLLDDHEFFKLTTQVHAKIMKHGLEWENNVCNAAINSYSECGSIEDAKKLFDSVVFRDIVTWNSMLAAYLVHGDEDSAFRLFIDMQLLGIEMDVYTYTSIISACFEEACENQGKSLHALVIKRGLEQSLPISNTLIVMYIKLGNGSMEEAISVFKSMDSKDRVSWNSMLNGYSQVGLSEDALELFAHMRSLDAEIDHYALSAVLKSCSDLATLLLGRQVHALALKFGFESNEFVGSGLVFMYSKCGIIKDARSSFEETFQSSSVTWNAIIFAYAQHGLGHAALDLFHIMRARRIKLDHITFVAVLTACSHIGLVEEGYGFLLSMETDYGIPPRMENYACAIDLFGRAGLVNEAKALVDLMPFQPDMMVWKTLLGACRSSGNMELACQVGNRLLELEPEEHSTYVLLSDMYGRLQKWSDHARVKRLMRERGVRKVPGWSWIEVQNQVHSFNAEDRSHPFCEDIYPVLEGLMDEVRKLGGDVNSEDSAQQMEIWFGSL